A stretch of the Erpetoichthys calabaricus chromosome 3, fErpCal1.3, whole genome shotgun sequence genome encodes the following:
- the LOC114649368 gene encoding tigger transposable element-derived protein 1-like — translation MICEKAKLMHADLLKNKAGTSQESEVFKVSHGWFDSFKRTTGIHSVVRHREGASADKDAANDFVTEFGEFVEAEGFVPQQVFNCDETGLFWKKTPNSTYISQEEKALPGHKPMKDRLTLLFCGYASGDCKLKSLLIYHCENPRAFKKYNVQKTQLPVMWKSNSKAWVTTEYFSKRFNVVFGPSVKIYLEEKNLPLKALLIMNNAPAHPPSLQDYVLPELDFITVKFLPPNTTPLIQPTDQQVISNFKKLYTKALFQRCFEVTSDTLTLREFWKDHFTFVHCITLIDKAWQEVSYRTMNSAWRNLWPEAVTEMDFEGFEAVPIVEDIVSLGRSMGLDVSDGDVEKLVEGHREELTSEELQELEKEENKTKMDALSSGSKEEETEEAPTSLIKEIVAKWMDVKNFAAN, via the coding sequence ATGATTTGcgaaaaggcaaaactgatgcATGCTGATCTTTTGAAAAACAAGGCAGGAACGAGCCAAGaaagtgaagtgtttaaagtcaGCCATGGCTGGTTTGATAGTTTTAAGAGGACGACTGGCATTCACAGTGTTGTGAGGCACAGAGAGGGAGCCAGTGCTGATAAAGATGCCGCCAATGATTTTGTTACAGAGTTTGGAGAATTTGTGGAGGCTGAGGGTTTTGTTCCCCAACAAGTTTTTAATTGTGATGAAACAGGCCTGTTTTGGAAGAAAACGCCTAACAGCACCTATATTTCACAAGAGGAGAAGGCATTGCCAGGGCACAAGCCAATGAAGGACAGGCTAACTCTCTTGTTCTGTGGCTATGCAAGTGGGGATTGCAAACTGAAGTCTCTACTGATCTACCACTGTGAAAACCCGAGGGCCTTTAAGAAATATAACGTGCAGAAAACTCAGTTACCTGTGATGTGGAAGTCAAACAGCAAGGCTTGGGTAACCACAGAATATTTCAGCAAGAGGTTTAATGTTGTGTTTGGGCCaagtgtaaaaatatatttagagGAGAAAAACCTGCCTCTGAAGGCCCTTCTCATAATGAACAATGCTCCAGCTCACCCTCCAAGCTTGCAAGACTATGTGCTGCCGGAGTTAGATTTCATCACTGTAAAGTTCCTCCCACCTAACACGACTCCTCTCATTCAGCCCACGGACCAGCAGGTCATCAGTAATTTCAAGAAACTCTACACTAAAGCACTATTCCAGAGGTGCTTTGAAGTGACCTCTGACACATTAACCCTGAGAGAGTTTTGGAAAGATCACTTTACTTTCGTCCATTGCATAACTCTCATTGACAAAGCCTGGCAGGAAGTTTCCTACAGAACAATGAActctgcttggaggaatttgTGGCCAGAAGCAGTGACTGAAATGGACTTTGAGGGCTTTGAGGCTGTGCCTATAGTGGAGGATATTGTCTCTCTGGGCAGATCCATGGGTCTGGATGTGAGTGATGGTGATGTGGAGAAGTTAGTGGAGGGGCACAGGGAAGAGCTGACCTCTGAGGAACTGCAGGAACTTGAGAAGGAGGAGAACAAGACTAAGATGGATGCACTCTCTTCAGGCTCGAAGGAGGAGGAGACAGAGGAAGCCCCTACTTCATTAATCAAGGAAATCGTTGccaaatggatggatgtcaaaaACTTTGCAGCGAATTAG